In Rhinolophus sinicus isolate RSC01 chromosome X, ASM3656204v1, whole genome shotgun sequence, a single genomic region encodes these proteins:
- the NAP1L3 gene encoding nucleosome assembly protein 1-like 3, with protein sequence MAEADLNMVSEPAAHGVAEEMMASSSSDSGEESDSSRSSSSTSSSSNSSSGSHSSSSGSSSSRSRSHVYRKKRVPGPSRRVRRAPSGKNFVDRLPQAVRNRVQALRNIQDECDKVDALFLKAIHDLERKYAELNKPLYDRRFQIINAEYEPTEDECEWNSEDEVFSSDEEVQEDSSSEMPALEGEEEDDDPKEKPEVKAEGNEVPTEILEAKAEERTESKDFLEAKPEVKEEPKEVPQAKAEDKEQPKATEAKASAAVKEAPKRVPEVRPKERVNLKRARKGRPKREDPKGIPDYWLTVLKNVDKLGPMIQKYDEPILKFLSDISLKFSKPGQPISYTFEFYFLPNPYFKNEVLTKTYIIKSKPDHDDPFFAWGWEIKDCKGCKINWRRGKDVTLTTTQSCTTATGEIEIRPRVVPNASFFNFFNPPEIPKIGKLEPREDAILDEDFEIGQILHDNVILKSVYYYTGEVKGTYDDGKDYGNRKYRK encoded by the coding sequence ATGGCAGAAGCGGATCTTAACATGGTCTCGGAACCTGCCGCCCATGGGGTTGCTGAAGAGATGATGGCTAGCTCGTCTAGTGATTCTGGGGAAGAATCTGATAGCAGTAGGTCTAGCAGCAGCACTagtagcagcagcaacagcagcagcggcagccacagcagcagcagtggcagcagcagtaGCCGCAGCCGTAGCCACGTATATAGAAAGAAGAGGGTACCTGGGCCTTCCAGAAGGGTGCGGCGTGCTCCGTCGGGTAAAAATTTCGTAGATCGACTGCCTCAGGCAGTTCGAAATCGTGTGCAGGCGCTCAGAAATATTCAAGATGAATGTGACAAGGTAGACGCCCTATTCTTAAAGGCAATTCACGATCTCGAAAGAAAATATGCCGAACTCAATAAGCCTCTGTATGATCGGCGGTTTCAAATCATCAATGCAGAATATGAACCTACAGAAGACGAGTGTGAATGGAATTCAGAGGATGAGGTGTTCAGCAGTGATGAGGAGGTACAGGAAGACAGCTCTAGTGAAATGCCTGCTTTAGAGGGTGAGGAAGAAGACGACGACCCTAAAGAAAAACCTGAGGTAAAGGCTGAAGGAAATGAGGTTCCTACAGAAATTCTGGAGGCAAAGGCTGAAGAAAGAACAGAGTCTAAAGATTTTCTGGAGGCAAAGCCTGAAGTAAAAGAAGAGCCTAAAGAAGTTCCCCAGGCAAAGGCAGAAGATAAAGAACAGCCTAAAGCAACAGAGGCTAAGGCAAGTGCTGCAGTAAAAGAGGCTCCTAAAAGAGTTCCTGAGGTCAGGCCTAAAGAAAGAGTGAATCTGAAAAGAGCTCGTAAGGGAAGGCCTAAAAGAGAAGATCCTAAAGGCATCCCTGACTATTGGCTAACTGTTTTAAAGAATGTTGACAAGCTGGGGCCCATGATTCAAAAATATGATGAGCCCATTCTGAAGTTCCTGTCAGATATTAGCCTGAAGTTCTCAAAACCTGGCCAGCCTATAAGTtacacatttgaattttattttctgcccaACCCATACTTCAAAAATGAGGTACTGACCAAGACATATATAATAAAGTCAAAACCAGATCATGATGATCCCTTCTTTGCTTGGGGATGGGAAATTAAAGATTGCAAAGGCTGTAAGATAAATTGGAGACGAGGAAAGGACGTTACGCTGACAACCACTCAGAGTTGCACAACTGCTACTGGAGAAATTGAAATCCGGCCCAGAGTGGTTCCTAATGCAtcattcttcaatttctttaaccctCCTGAGATTCCTAAGATTGGAAAGCTGGAACCACGAGAAGATGCTATCCTTGATGAGGACTTTGAAATTGGTCAAATATTACATGATAATGTCATCCTGAAATCAGTCTATTACTATACAGGAGAAGTCAAAGGTACCTATGATGATGGTAAAGATTATGGAAACAGGAAATATCGAAAATAA